A genomic region of Desulfosarcina ovata subsp. ovata contains the following coding sequences:
- a CDS encoding heavy metal translocating P-type ATPase, whose amino-acid sequence MAHGFVREMLEAEPNHFRLTLGTCLLGGLLLGVSYLARLVFDQVELSAMVSLAAAILLGSPLVTNALKDLWRNRLEMNELAALSFVVSLGSTQYQTAALIAFFLVSAQLIEYRSQLGARKNLEALLRLAPQKAWVKREKGFEEVEATALKTGDVVRVRAGDQIPGDGTVIEGISSVDQATITGESLPIDKKTGDRVFGGTINQTGLLTIRITAKTNDTTLAKIQTLIAQAENNRTPAARLANRYVSWYTPLVLMCAAIVLFFTHDLNRAIAMLIVACPCTIILSTPTAFVAALSAAARLGVIVKKLHFLEVANRVDTLIFDKTGTLTTGRLKVVAVNVNKAVEEDELVALAAGLEQYSSHPVAKAVMAEVRKRRIDPRTAVDVEETPGFGIQGKLNGSRIAIGRRRWIEKQCPDHTLEAVGHEGTTGLHVARDNRWIGSLHLADTVRPDARAVIEKLRSHAVRQVVMLTGDRRSAAERIAAQLSCEVEAEVMPGQKMARVEEARQQGCMVGVVGDGVNDAPALAAGDVSIAMGAAGSDVAIHSAGIVLMNDQLDRIPFVFTLSRRVVATIRQNLAFSTLFILVLFWLSAAGSIPPVLAAVLHTASSLFVVFNSARLLRVGEELS is encoded by the coding sequence ATGGCCCACGGATTCGTGCGGGAAATGCTGGAGGCGGAACCGAATCACTTCCGCCTGACATTGGGGACCTGTCTTCTCGGTGGTCTGCTTCTGGGGGTATCGTATCTGGCCCGGTTGGTGTTCGACCAGGTTGAACTCTCGGCGATGGTATCCCTGGCGGCGGCAATACTTCTCGGCAGCCCGCTGGTCACTAACGCACTGAAGGATCTGTGGCGCAACCGCCTGGAAATGAACGAATTGGCCGCACTGAGCTTTGTCGTTTCCCTGGGAAGCACCCAGTATCAGACCGCCGCGCTCATCGCTTTTTTCCTGGTAAGCGCCCAACTGATCGAATATCGGTCCCAGCTAGGGGCCCGAAAGAATCTCGAGGCCCTGCTGCGGCTGGCCCCACAAAAAGCGTGGGTGAAACGGGAAAAAGGGTTCGAGGAGGTCGAAGCGACAGCCCTTAAAACCGGCGACGTGGTCCGGGTCCGGGCCGGAGACCAAATTCCGGGCGACGGCACGGTCATCGAAGGCATCAGCTCCGTCGACCAGGCCACGATCACCGGCGAATCCCTACCCATCGATAAAAAAACCGGCGACCGGGTTTTCGGAGGAACGATCAACCAAACCGGATTGCTCACCATCCGTATTACCGCGAAAACAAACGATACCACCCTTGCAAAAATCCAGACCCTGATCGCCCAGGCCGAAAACAACCGCACGCCCGCGGCACGGCTGGCCAACCGCTATGTCTCCTGGTACACACCGCTCGTTCTGATGTGCGCCGCCATCGTGCTGTTTTTCACCCACGATCTCAACCGGGCCATCGCCATGCTGATCGTGGCCTGCCCCTGCACGATCATCCTCTCCACGCCGACGGCCTTCGTGGCCGCCTTGAGTGCCGCCGCCCGGCTTGGTGTGATCGTCAAGAAACTTCACTTTCTCGAGGTGGCCAACCGCGTCGACACCCTGATTTTCGACAAGACCGGAACGCTGACCACGGGCCGGCTGAAAGTGGTTGCCGTCAACGTCAACAAAGCGGTGGAGGAAGACGAGCTGGTGGCTCTCGCCGCCGGCCTGGAACAATACTCGTCCCATCCGGTGGCCAAGGCGGTAATGGCCGAAGTCCGAAAGCGGCGGATCGATCCACGGACGGCGGTCGATGTGGAGGAAACCCCCGGTTTCGGCATCCAAGGGAAACTCAACGGCAGTCGCATTGCCATCGGACGCAGGCGCTGGATAGAAAAACAGTGTCCCGACCATACCCTAGAGGCCGTAGGACATGAAGGCACCACCGGTCTGCACGTCGCCCGGGACAACCGCTGGATCGGCAGCCTTCATTTGGCCGATACGGTCCGGCCGGACGCCAGGGCCGTTATCGAAAAGCTGCGCTCCCATGCGGTGCGTCAGGTGGTCATGCTGACCGGTGACCGGCGGTCAGCCGCGGAAAGAATCGCCGCGCAGTTATCCTGCGAGGTGGAAGCGGAGGTCATGCCCGGCCAGAAAATGGCCCGCGTGGAAGAGGCCCGCCAGCAGGGCTGTATGGTGGGCGTGGTGGGCGATGGCGTCAACGACGCACCGGCCTTGGCCGCCGGCGATGTTTCCATTGCCATGGGCGCCGCAGGCAGCGATGTGGCCATTCACTCCGCAGGAATCGTTTTGATGAACGACCAATTGGATCGAATTCCCTTCGTATTCACGTTGTCGCGCCGCGTGGTGGCCACCATTCGCCAGAATCTCGCTTTCAGCACGCTTTTCATCCTGGTGCTGTTCTGGCTCAGCGCCGCCGGATCCATTCCACCGGTACTGGCGGCGGTCCTGCACACCGCAAGCTCCTTGTTTGTCGTTTTCAACTCCGCGCGTTTGTTGCGCGTGGGAGAGGAGCTGTCATGA
- a CDS encoding choice-of-anchor I family protein has translation MRKRPISKFIFFALLTVCLLTISFTGSAIAKTARFAVFSDPHFYDTDLGTEGAAFEAYLAQDRKLIRESEALAQAVVEQIIAANAETPLDFVIVPGDLTKDGALSSHEKFAAYLDEIEAAGIPVFVCPGNHDINNPHAYSYDGDTKTEVDKVSPEAFASIYAAFGYDEAADHDAGSLSYAVEPVPGIVLLSLDSCKYQDNVDSPETSGAFSEETLDWAVAQIGAAKMAGKQVIAFQHHGLVEHYTGQSDAFSEYVIDDYETVSAALADAGLKLDFSGHYHANDITMTTGSSDDAVLVDIETGSLVTAPCPYRIVTLHGSNAAQVETRYITEIDYDTGGVAFPEYAQDFLYDGLLSIAQYSLIYDYGLDSETAAYLAPYVADAFAAHYAGDEQPDDDTLTLINGFLGSADTTTQYLGQMLYSLWNDLAPTDNRALTPLNPKIALGKLGTYASGVFDEGAAEIVAFDPKTQCLFVSNADANTVDALSIASPAAPVKVFTIDLSPYGGGVNSVAVNDGIVAVAVEAEVKQDPGTVAFFDTEGNFLNQVTVGSLPDMLTFTPDGGKVLVANEGEPNDDYSVDPEGSVSIIDISRGVRRAKVNTAGFEKFNDCKDKLVADGVRIFGPGASVAQDLEPEYIAVAEDSSLAWVTLQENNAVAVLNLKSNRITEVLPLGVKDHGMTGNGLDASNKDDVINIANYDNLFGMFQPDAIAAYGDKGGPYLVTANEGDAREYDTFEEEAEVGDLVLNPEAFPEADSIQDKTRLGKLKVTSTLGDLDGDGTYEELYAYGARSFSIFKPTQKGLKLVFDSGDQLEQLTAAALPFDFNSTNDENDSFDNRSDNKGPEPEGLTLGEIDGRTYLFLGLERIGGIMVYDITDPRSPEFVQYLNNRDFSAEDIEAAGDLAPEGLTFIPARKSPTGDNLLAVANEVSGTTTVYRIDMKKRWPHWGGHHRYYFWK, from the coding sequence TCATCGTCCCCGGTGACCTGACCAAGGACGGCGCCCTGAGCAGCCACGAGAAGTTCGCCGCCTATCTGGACGAAATCGAAGCGGCCGGCATCCCCGTATTTGTCTGCCCGGGCAACCACGACATCAACAACCCCCATGCCTATTCCTATGACGGCGATACGAAAACCGAGGTGGACAAGGTGTCTCCCGAGGCATTCGCATCCATTTATGCCGCCTTTGGCTATGACGAGGCGGCCGATCACGATGCGGGGTCCCTGAGCTATGCCGTCGAGCCGGTGCCGGGAATCGTTCTGCTCTCTTTGGATTCCTGCAAGTACCAGGACAATGTCGACTCTCCGGAAACCAGCGGCGCCTTTTCCGAGGAGACCCTCGATTGGGCCGTGGCCCAAATCGGGGCCGCCAAGATGGCCGGCAAACAGGTGATCGCCTTCCAGCATCACGGGCTGGTGGAACACTACACCGGTCAGAGCGATGCATTCTCCGAATATGTCATCGACGACTATGAAACCGTTTCCGCAGCCCTGGCCGATGCCGGCCTGAAGCTGGACTTCTCCGGGCATTACCACGCCAACGACATCACCATGACCACCGGCTCCAGCGACGATGCCGTCCTGGTCGATATCGAGACCGGATCCCTGGTGACCGCGCCGTGCCCCTACCGCATCGTCACCCTGCACGGCAGCAATGCCGCCCAGGTGGAGACCCGTTATATCACCGAAATCGACTACGACACCGGCGGGGTAGCCTTTCCCGAGTATGCCCAGGATTTTCTGTACGATGGACTGCTGAGCATCGCCCAATACTCCCTGATCTATGACTACGGACTGGATTCTGAAACGGCCGCTTATCTGGCGCCTTATGTGGCCGACGCCTTCGCCGCCCATTACGCCGGCGACGAACAGCCTGATGACGATACATTGACCCTGATCAATGGTTTTCTGGGCAGTGCGGATACCACCACCCAATATCTGGGACAAATGCTCTACTCGTTGTGGAACGACCTGGCCCCCACGGACAATCGCGCCTTGACCCCCCTCAATCCCAAGATCGCGCTGGGCAAGCTTGGCACCTATGCCAGCGGCGTGTTTGACGAAGGCGCCGCCGAGATCGTGGCCTTCGATCCCAAAACCCAGTGCCTGTTCGTCTCCAATGCCGACGCCAACACCGTGGATGCGCTTTCCATCGCCAGCCCGGCCGCACCGGTCAAGGTCTTCACCATCGACCTGTCGCCCTACGGAGGCGGCGTCAACAGCGTGGCCGTGAATGACGGCATCGTGGCCGTGGCCGTGGAAGCGGAGGTCAAGCAGGACCCCGGCACGGTTGCCTTTTTCGACACCGAGGGCAATTTCCTCAACCAGGTCACGGTCGGCTCCCTGCCCGACATGCTGACCTTCACTCCCGACGGCGGCAAGGTCCTGGTGGCCAACGAGGGCGAGCCCAACGATGACTATTCCGTAGATCCCGAAGGCTCGGTTTCCATCATCGACATCTCTCGCGGCGTTCGTCGGGCCAAGGTCAACACTGCCGGTTTCGAGAAATTCAATGACTGCAAGGACAAGCTGGTGGCCGACGGCGTGCGTATCTTCGGCCCCGGAGCCAGCGTGGCCCAGGACCTGGAGCCGGAGTACATCGCCGTGGCCGAGGATTCCTCCCTGGCCTGGGTGACCCTCCAGGAGAACAATGCCGTGGCCGTTTTGAATCTTAAAAGTAACCGCATCACGGAGGTGCTGCCCCTGGGCGTCAAGGACCACGGCATGACCGGCAACGGCCTCGACGCCTCCAACAAGGACGACGTTATCAACATCGCCAACTACGACAACCTGTTCGGCATGTTTCAGCCGGACGCCATCGCCGCCTACGGCGACAAGGGCGGGCCATATCTGGTGACGGCCAACGAGGGCGATGCCCGCGAGTATGACACCTTTGAGGAAGAAGCGGAAGTGGGCGACCTGGTTTTGAATCCCGAAGCATTTCCCGAGGCCGATTCAATTCAGGATAAAACCAGGCTGGGAAAATTGAAAGTCACCTCGACCCTCGGAGATCTGGACGGCGACGGAACGTATGAAGAACTGTACGCCTACGGCGCCCGTTCGTTCAGCATTTTCAAGCCCACCCAAAAAGGGCTGAAACTGGTCTTCGACAGCGGCGACCAGCTTGAACAGCTCACCGCCGCGGCCCTGCCCTTCGACTTCAACAGCACCAACGACGAAAACGACTCTTTCGACAACCGCAGCGACAACAAGGGCCCGGAACCCGAGGGGTTGACCCTGGGCGAAATCGACGGCCGGACCTACCTGTTCCTCGGTCTGGAGCGCATCGGCGGCATCATGGTTTACGACATCACCGATCCCCGAAGCCCCGAGTTCGTCCAGTACCTCAACAACCGGGATTTCAGCGCCGAGGATATCGAAGCCGCCGGTGACCTGGCCCCCGAGGGACTGACCTTTATTCCGGCCCGCAAAAGCCCCACCGGCGACAACCTGCTGGCCGTGGCCAACGAAGTCAGCGGCACCACGACGGTTTACCGGATCGATATGAAAAAACGCTGGCCCCATTGGGGTGGGCATCATCGCTACTATTTCTGGAAATAA